A DNA window from Haliovirga abyssi contains the following coding sequences:
- the ruvA gene encoding Holliday junction branch migration protein RuvA, producing MYEYIKGKIVVKRVDYVAIDINGIAYKIYISLKTYESIKNSEEKLYIYTHVKEEAFKLFGFYTEEERKFFVILVNASGVGPKLAIAVLSTYSIAELKDIIINEQLKRLIKVPGLGMKKGQKLILDIKDKIKLTGEIGEETAETNNGYKLEEDIILALQSLGYGEKEIKKLLKTEDIMKYTSIEEAIKDILKKSRK from the coding sequence ATGTACGAATATATAAAAGGAAAAATTGTAGTTAAAAGGGTTGATTATGTGGCTATTGATATAAATGGGATTGCATATAAAATATACATATCTTTAAAAACATATGAAAGTATAAAAAATAGTGAAGAAAAATTATATATTTACACACATGTGAAAGAAGAAGCTTTTAAGCTTTTTGGGTTTTATACTGAAGAAGAGAGAAAATTTTTTGTAATATTAGTAAATGCAAGTGGAGTTGGACCTAAATTAGCAATTGCAGTATTATCAACTTATAGTATAGCTGAATTAAAAGATATTATTATTAACGAGCAATTAAAAAGATTAATTAAAGTACCAGGATTAGGAATGAAAAAAGGTCAAAAATTAATTTTAGATATAAAAGACAAAATAAAATTAACTGGGGAAATTGGAGAAGAAACAGCAGAGACAAATAATGGATATAAATTAGAAGAAGATATAATTTTAGCATTACAATCCCTTGGATATGGAGAAAAAGAGATAAAAAAACTATTGAAAACAGAAGATATAATGAAGTATACTAGTATTGAGGAAGCTATTAAAGATATATTGAAAAAATCACGTAAATAA
- a CDS encoding Ig-like domain-containing protein: MKKKGISILILLALLFISGCLKSEKYNTKINLEVIPESVIVNKDNVNIKIVTNGDTLKINGTQINGGLSGVYNENIKLQPGENKIIVESVITNYGEKSKLSKEVDVNYLKEGLEVNINNQNFSKDSGKILYPNNGEIFNEKSNKNLSRSINRDVLNPDGTNIQGGVGLDKIEAVYDGTSNSDYIADDEIGIYVFINGVVVDYKIGKVSGTKKVEYPQSSGTGKIILNVKGDNVDDYILAEGKNSISLLLINLRAESTAYVGNASGTGPVEVTVDAKPPKLEVLYPVNGNKLNFDENLTDFGNVNLEIKTSDEYKVTLYGALIKDDGKSTAQEIKSEGNKIKKDGVEIASALSTTILTTDIISLFIDKDPATSGKYSGTTGTKWFLYILAEDANGNETLIKREIAKADVLADLDTANLKIKVGEESIRKYEGNPSAPMQINGKTITFQYTSKNDKNATINLIRIEEINSTIVDKEKVTLQHEPDTELYSGTYDLEKDFGYDSLASSQMVGFKIEMTDEALNHSTDVLSFRYIDENALATEINIKDSDITFYSDDNSTSGQEINPLGDNIENKYYFDYDGSTDVVLKSIKINNPDKLDYKIKVGNNTSYTVSADKEKYNIDDITLNQTIQKSNLQIYLGDSLIKSITFILLVNNGDINEDGTKTDTKISLSEVTIKQNKEEMYIKGNINMPAEISDEYNIQADFINKSANESAWIGGFQKNAIDNSNINFEGSIIFNYSEVSPKNYDMIQIRADNSLTTVTPTSFDLDSDNTDDLLGVNGVEIDGINDSDLSWKIASEIQNIDILNGDKFSELDLYLNGELKEKNSSPNGTGTDFASVDLTGISSIKIVGTIKTLTNPIVKIERIVSLTRPLESEKPKFVSVPELNTEYKGDFVITGKVDNADIVEIVSVKNSSGNVIAWKGGTTTIPTTLKSLTLLSDGTFYSPNLADDPIYAGSVTSTDGVYTDFNNNNGIIEGNEYTIKIRATKINGASVDYEYVGTFDTLAPTEYHKRDALSVYNKFGTTTTTEWEGINKIYFDFAGNLKEDSSDALYTGLDSTGTDYTIKNPGGNYTFSINEATVSPDIDQGWMTLVENYSGYDDYLIAYIPYSNPNGDYDNFGTPTTSGENITVFITDDKGNVILRKLIRKDDTGKNRELVVDLGDNQYDKINVYLQDEHLNKTDIYKFENTIYLNLTLANVKAAIHEGATQEAPLREFSVSQAPNLTYVTLNMYKDSLSGEFLLSAPGIDLSGANGYTLPLSGNINTGDTLVIKAVDKYGNSTFIGDKTNSISLKVEDKLPPELPTSVVVTNKKSPELDEISGKAEANSTIKAKDSSNNEIGNTLADSNGDFKLNINGDSYSMIKLEVVDSSGNSSTTSTLHDAYETITSKFAQSYSYTVTGVTATSGKLKKGDTVTVGWNAIAETNDDVAKGNVLGTYRVDYYNGSTKIYTQDVTTNSTTVKTEDLGNYNLTTITVKVYGESKLGFETSTPGTATFDIDSSIPDITALDTTKIVASVKKDTITISSNALNTTLVGIGSSDKIYVNIDGESKEWTGSDLTYNKTVNNSSTFKLKLKDLAGNETSEVTINASDDEAPNVDALVIVGSIDTVSLNGVDYLQLSIKQTEEDNVTVYAYDGSGANANLIGVVKLGVKNTVVQISIKASSAATVYLKVADDSSNKNTSAAKQLTMVTTE; this comes from the coding sequence ATGAAAAAAAAGGGGATTAGCATACTTATTTTACTAGCATTATTATTTATATCTGGATGTCTAAAAAGTGAAAAATATAATACTAAAATAAATTTAGAAGTAATACCAGAAAGTGTAATAGTTAATAAGGATAACGTAAATATAAAAATAGTAACAAATGGCGATACTTTAAAAATAAATGGCACTCAAATAAATGGGGGCTTGAGTGGAGTATATAATGAAAATATAAAGCTGCAGCCAGGAGAAAATAAAATAATAGTTGAATCCGTGATAACTAATTATGGAGAAAAATCGAAACTATCTAAAGAGGTAGATGTTAATTATCTTAAAGAGGGGTTAGAAGTAAATATTAATAATCAAAATTTTTCAAAAGATTCTGGAAAAATTTTATATCCTAATAATGGAGAAATATTTAATGAAAAAAGCAATAAAAATTTAAGTAGAAGTATAAATCGAGATGTTTTAAATCCAGATGGAACTAATATTCAAGGTGGAGTAGGATTAGATAAAATAGAAGCAGTATATGATGGTACATCAAACTCTGATTATATAGCAGATGATGAAATAGGGATATATGTATTTATAAATGGAGTAGTTGTAGACTATAAAATCGGAAAAGTTTCAGGAACAAAAAAAGTAGAATATCCTCAAAGCTCTGGAACAGGAAAAATAATATTAAATGTTAAAGGTGATAATGTAGATGATTATATTTTAGCTGAAGGGAAAAACAGTATATCATTATTATTGATAAATTTAAGAGCGGAAAGTACAGCTTATGTAGGGAATGCATCAGGAACAGGGCCTGTAGAGGTAACTGTAGATGCAAAACCTCCGAAATTAGAAGTTTTATATCCTGTGAATGGGAATAAATTAAATTTTGATGAAAATTTAACAGATTTTGGGAATGTAAATTTAGAAATAAAAACAAGTGATGAATATAAAGTGACATTATATGGAGCATTAATAAAAGATGATGGGAAGTCAACTGCACAAGAGATAAAATCAGAAGGAAATAAAATAAAAAAAGATGGAGTAGAGATAGCTTCAGCTCTTTCAACAACAATTTTAACTACAGATATTATATCTTTATTTATTGATAAAGATCCAGCAACAAGCGGTAAATATTCTGGAACTACTGGAACAAAATGGTTTTTATATATTTTGGCAGAGGATGCTAATGGGAATGAAACTTTGATAAAAAGAGAAATAGCTAAAGCTGATGTTTTGGCAGACTTAGATACAGCTAATTTAAAAATAAAAGTTGGAGAGGAATCTATAAGAAAATATGAAGGAAATCCTTCTGCTCCAATGCAAATAAATGGTAAAACAATTACATTTCAATATACAAGTAAAAATGATAAAAATGCGACAATAAATTTAATAAGAATAGAAGAAATTAATAGTACTATTGTAGACAAAGAAAAAGTAACATTACAACATGAACCAGATACAGAATTGTATTCTGGAACATATGATTTAGAAAAAGATTTTGGATATGATTCTTTAGCATCAAGTCAAATGGTTGGATTTAAAATTGAGATGACAGATGAAGCTTTAAATCATAGCACAGATGTTTTAAGTTTTAGATATATTGATGAAAATGCTCTTGCAACAGAGATAAATATAAAAGATTCAGATATAACATTTTATTCAGATGATAATTCTACTTCAGGACAAGAGATTAATCCTTTAGGAGATAATATAGAAAATAAGTATTATTTTGATTATGATGGTAGTACAGATGTTGTATTAAAATCAATTAAAATTAATAATCCAGATAAGCTGGATTACAAAATAAAAGTTGGAAATAATACTAGTTATACTGTAAGTGCGGATAAGGAAAAATATAATATAGATGATATAACTTTAAATCAAACTATACAAAAATCAAATTTACAGATATATTTAGGAGATAGTTTGATAAAATCAATAACATTTATTTTGTTGGTAAACAATGGAGATATAAATGAAGATGGAACTAAAACAGATACTAAAATATCTCTTTCTGAAGTTACAATAAAGCAAAATAAAGAGGAGATGTATATAAAAGGGAATATAAATATGCCTGCTGAAATATCTGACGAATATAATATACAAGCTGATTTTATAAACAAATCAGCAAACGAGTCAGCCTGGATAGGTGGATTTCAAAAAAATGCTATTGATAATAGTAATATAAATTTTGAAGGAAGCATTATTTTTAATTATAGTGAGGTTTCGCCTAAAAATTATGATATGATTCAAATAAGAGCTGATAACTCACTAACAACGGTAACTCCAACTAGTTTTGACCTAGATTCGGATAATACAGATGATCTGTTAGGAGTTAATGGAGTAGAAATAGATGGAATTAATGATTCTGATTTAAGTTGGAAGATAGCTAGTGAAATTCAGAATATAGATATATTAAATGGAGATAAATTTAGTGAATTAGATTTATATTTAAATGGAGAATTAAAAGAGAAAAATAGTTCGCCAAATGGGACAGGTACAGATTTTGCATCAGTAGATTTAACAGGTATAAGTTCTATAAAAATAGTGGGTACAATAAAAACTCTTACTAATCCAATAGTAAAAATAGAGAGAATAGTATCTCTAACAAGGCCATTAGAATCAGAAAAGCCTAAATTTGTATCAGTTCCAGAGTTAAATACAGAGTATAAAGGTGATTTTGTAATAACTGGAAAAGTTGACAATGCAGATATAGTTGAAATTGTAAGTGTAAAAAATAGTTCTGGAAATGTTATTGCATGGAAAGGCGGGACTACAACTATACCTACAACGTTAAAATCACTTACACTGCTATCTGACGGAACATTTTATAGTCCCAATTTAGCAGATGATCCTATTTATGCTGGAAGCGTAACTTCTACCGATGGAGTTTATACAGATTTTAATAATAACAATGGAATTATAGAAGGAAATGAGTATACTATAAAAATTAGAGCAACAAAAATAAATGGAGCTTCTGTTGATTATGAGTATGTTGGGACATTTGATACATTAGCACCTACAGAATATCATAAACGAGATGCTTTAAGTGTATATAATAAATTTGGGACAACTACAACTACAGAATGGGAAGGGATAAACAAGATATATTTTGATTTTGCAGGAAATTTAAAAGAAGATAGTTCAGATGCACTATATACAGGTTTAGATTCTACTGGTACAGATTATACTATAAAAAATCCAGGTGGGAATTATACATTTAGCATAAATGAGGCAACTGTGAGTCCAGATATAGATCAAGGATGGATGACTCTTGTAGAAAATTACAGTGGATATGATGATTATTTAATTGCGTATATTCCTTATTCTAATCCAAATGGGGATTATGATAATTTTGGAACTCCAACTACTTCTGGAGAAAATATAACAGTATTTATAACTGATGACAAAGGAAATGTTATTTTAAGAAAATTAATTAGAAAAGATGATACAGGAAAAAATAGGGAGCTGGTAGTAGATTTAGGAGATAATCAATATGATAAAATAAATGTATATCTTCAAGATGAACATTTAAACAAGACGGATATTTATAAGTTCGAAAACACTATTTATTTAAATTTAACATTGGCAAATGTAAAAGCTGCAATACATGAAGGAGCTACTCAGGAAGCTCCATTAAGAGAATTTTCTGTATCACAAGCTCCAAATTTAACATATGTTACATTAAATATGTATAAAGATTCTTTAAGTGGAGAGTTTCTTTTATCTGCTCCAGGAATAGATTTAAGTGGGGCAAATGGATATACATTGCCTTTATCTGGAAATATTAATACTGGTGATACTTTAGTAATAAAAGCAGTTGATAAATATGGGAATAGCACATTTATAGGAGATAAAACAAATTCGATCTCTTTAAAAGTTGAAGATAAATTACCACCAGAATTACCTACAAGTGTAGTTGTTACAAATAAAAAATCTCCTGAATTAGATGAAATATCAGGAAAAGCAGAAGCAAATAGCACAATAAAAGCTAAAGACAGTTCTAATAATGAAATAGGTAACACTTTAGCAGATAGTAATGGAGATTTTAAATTAAATATAAATGGGGATTCATATTCAATGATTAAACTAGAGGTGGTTGATAGTTCAGGAAATAGTTCAACAACTTCTACATTACATGATGCTTATGAAACTATAACGAGTAAATTTGCTCAAAGTTATAGTTATACTGTTACAGGAGTAACAGCAACTTCAGGAAAATTGAAAAAAGGAGATACAGTAACCGTTGGTTGGAATGCTATTGCTGAAACAAATGATGATGTAGCTAAAGGGAATGTATTAGGAACTTATAGAGTAGATTATTATAATGGCTCTACAAAAATATATACTCAAGATGTAACAACGAATAGTACAACAGTAAAAACTGAAGATTTAGGAAATTATAATTTAACAACAATAACTGTAAAAGTTTATGGGGAATCAAAATTAGGATTTGAGACTTCAACACCAGGAACAGCAACTTTTGATATAGATTCATCTATACCTGATATAACGGCATTGGATACCACAAAGATAGTAGCTAGTGTAAAAAAAGATACAATAACAATCTCATCAAACGCTTTAAATACAACATTAGTTGGTATTGGAAGTAGTGATAAAATATATGTTAATATTGATGGAGAATCAAAAGAGTGGACTGGTTCTGATTTAACATACAATAAAACAGTGAATAATAGTAGCACATTTAAATTAAAATTAAAAGATTTGGCAGGAAATGAAACTAGCGAAGTTACGATAAATGCAAGTGATGATGAAGCTCCAAATGTAGATGCTCTTGTTATTGTGGGAAGTATAGACACAGTTAGTTTAAATGGAGTTGATTATTTACAATTAAGTATAAAACAAACTGAAGAAGATAATGTTACGGTATACGCATATGATGGAAGTGGAGCTAATGCGAATCTAATAGGAGTAGTAAAATTAGGTGTTAAAAATACAGTTGTACAAATTAGTATAAAAGCATCTAGTGCCGCAACAGTATATCTGAAAGTTGCAGATGACAGTTCAAATAAAAATACGTCGGCAGCAAAGCAATTAACAATGGTTACAACTGAATAA
- the map gene encoding type I methionyl aminopeptidase — protein sequence MIKIKTKEEIKKMRKAGKLAGELLIYLEPFVKEGVSTQYLNDLAEEFTKEHGAISAPLNYNGFPKSMCTSINNVVCHGIPSEKEILKDGDIINLDVTVILDGYHGDTSKTFLVGNVDEEVVNLVKRTENAMYKGIEAIKPGKYLYEVGKTIEKYINKFGYSIVRDYTGHGIGAKFHEEPAVFHNYTAKNRIRLKEGMIFTVEPMINMGKSHRTITSKEDGWTVTTADNSISAQFEHTVLVTSKGVEILTKVD from the coding sequence ATGATTAAGATTAAAACTAAAGAAGAAATTAAAAAGATGAGAAAAGCTGGTAAATTGGCAGGAGAATTATTAATATATTTAGAGCCTTTTGTAAAAGAAGGAGTTTCAACTCAATATCTTAATGACTTGGCAGAAGAATTCACAAAAGAACATGGAGCTATTTCAGCACCATTAAATTATAATGGATTTCCAAAAAGTATGTGTACATCTATTAATAATGTAGTTTGTCATGGAATTCCTTCTGAAAAAGAAATTTTAAAAGATGGAGATATTATAAATTTGGATGTTACAGTAATTTTAGATGGTTATCATGGGGACACTTCTAAAACTTTTTTGGTCGGGAATGTAGATGAAGAAGTTGTTAATTTAGTAAAAAGAACAGAAAATGCTATGTATAAAGGAATTGAGGCAATTAAACCAGGGAAATATTTGTATGAAGTTGGGAAAACTATCGAAAAATACATAAATAAATTTGGATATTCTATAGTAAGAGATTATACAGGACATGGTATTGGTGCAAAATTTCATGAAGAGCCAGCTGTTTTTCATAATTATACAGCCAAAAATAGAATTAGACTTAAAGAAGGAATGATTTTTACTGTAGAACCAATGATTAATATGGGAAAATCTCACAGAACAATTACTTCAAAAGAAGATGGATGGACAGTTACAACAGCTGATAATAGTATTAGTGCTCAATTTGAGCATACTGTTTTAGTAACTTCTAAGGGAGTAGAAATTTTAACTAAAGTGGATTAA